In Arachis hypogaea cultivar Tifrunner chromosome 17, arahy.Tifrunner.gnm2.J5K5, whole genome shotgun sequence, a single window of DNA contains:
- the LOC112763173 gene encoding uncharacterized protein, translating into MNLEGVGDEVRCRAFPVTLAGPVIRWFNSLPQGSVMTFGDITCAFLAQFTMRIAKAKHPINLLGVTQKSGEPTRKYLDRFNDECLEIDGLTDSVASLCLTNGLLNEDFRKHLTTKPVWTMQEIQNVAREYINDEEVSQVVAANKRQPAYNHTRQHGNRERLKEHFKDRIADKGILSNPRPLKDRTGGNKNLYCDYHKGFGHKTQDCFDLKNALEQAIRDGKLAERSHLIREPRRRDRDRPGDDKDRAMRQRREPEEDSE; encoded by the exons ATGAACTTGGAAGGGGTTGGTGATGAGGTGAGATGTCGCGCCTTTCCCGTGACCCTAGCTGGCCCGGTGATACGCTGGTTCAATTCTCTTCCCCAAGGCTCTGTGATGACCTTCGGAGATATCACCTGCGCCTTCCTAGCTCAGTTCACCATGCGGATTGCCAAAGCCAAGCACCCGATTAACCTGCTCGGGGTGACTCAAAAAAGCGGCGAGCCAACCAGAAAGTACCTAGACAGGTTCAATGATGAGTGTTTAGAAATTGACGGCTtaaccgactcggtggccagCTTATGCTTGACAAACGGATTGCTCAATGAGGATTTCAGAAAGCACCTGACCACTAAACCCGTGTGGACCATGCAGGAGATTCAAAACGTGGCCAGGGAGTATATCAATGACGAAGAAGTTAGCCAAGTTGTTGCAGCCAACAAGCGGCAGCCCGCCTACAACCATACTCGTCAACACGGTAACAGAGAAAGGCTTAAGGAACACTTCAAGGACAGA ATAGCCGATAAGGGCATTCTGTCGAATCCCCGACCTCTAAAGGACAGGACCGGAGGGAACAAAAACCTCTATTGCGATTACCATAAGGGCTTTGGCCACAAGACCCAAGACTGTTTCGATCTCAAAAATGCCCTAGAACAGGCAATCCGAGATGGCAAGCTGGCGGAACGCTCCCATCTTATAAGAGAACCGAGAAGGCGGGATAGGGACCGACCTGGTGACGATAAGGATCGGGCCATGAGACAAAGACGGGAACCCGAGGAAGATAGCGAATGA